TCAAGGGCGTTACCGGCACCAATGCCAACTCCTGCCACCATCCGCAGCTGATTGGCTACCACATCCACATCTGCATCACCGGCATCAGTAATCGAGCCAGCAGTTGCCGTCAGCGATACCGAGCCAGCTGTCCCGTCGGTGGCGATACCCGCTACTGCAATCGAGTCGCCTGCAAGGACCCGGATATCTCCAGTCGCGCTTGTCAGGCGGCTGTCGTCGCTCATCGTCACACTGCCAGCGCTCGCCTCAACGTCTATCGTACCGCCGTTACCAGTCTGTATATCAACCTCGGCGTCGGTGCTAATACTCCCGGCTGCAATTACACTGATGTTCCCGCTCGTGCTCCTCACATCCGCATTCACGGTGATGTCACGGTCCGGGTCAGTCCCCTGGGCCTGCAGCAGTATGTTCCCGCTGCCGTGGGCTGTCACAACCGCATTCACCGTCAGCGTTCCGTCAATTAGATCCACAACTACCGGGCCGTTCCCGTTCAGTGTGCGGACTCCCGCTCCACCAACAGTCAACGCGCCGGTCTCACGGATGTAGATCCCACCACTGGTCCTGTTCGTCGCTGCCAGTATCCCAATGGTGGTGTCAAGCGCGTCGTCAGCTGTAGCAGCTCCTATACCAGTCCGCGCACTCAGAGTCACCGTCCCAGTTGTCACCAGGTTCACATCGTTATTGTCCCGCGCGTCGGTAATCGCTCCGGTATCATCATTATTGGAATCCGCCGTTACGGTGATGTTGCCACCGTTCGTGCTCTCCAACAGCCCGAGCGCTACGTTAGAGGTTGCAGAATAGGTGATCGTGCCGTCCACCGTTGTCGCTCTGGCAGCAGCGTCCATCGTTATCGACCCACCGCCTGCCGTCACGGAAATTGTCCCAGTGCCAGTCGTACTGACGTGACCGGTTACCCCTTGACTCACTCCCTCGCCCGCAGTTATATCGACAATCGCGTTCCCAGCAGCGATTGATTGTTCTATCTGTAGATTCCCCGCCTCGCTGGCAAGCGTTACCGTTCCATTGTTGGTCGTAATTCCTACCGTGGTTACCGTTCCTACGGCAAATCCATCAGTATCGGTGTAGCTCAGGGCCGCTTCATCTGCGGTCAGATTAGCCGCCAGGGTTGTCACAGTGTTGGCTGTGTTCGTCAGGGTATACGGCCCGGTTCCCACCAGCTCCAAACCACCACTGATCACCGGCCCAGTCTGGGTTACCCCATTACCTGCCTGTAGCCGGGTATCGGCGGTCGTGCGGATTCCCGCACCATCATCACCGAGATCACCAAGATCAAAGCCTCCGATGTCACGGTAGCTGATCGCTCCGTCAGCATCGGCGCTATTCGCTGCATTCCGGGTTTCCAATACCACCGTGGTAAAATTGTTGTTCTCGTTGTCCAAGGTAATGGAAGCGCCACCATCCAACCGCGTTCTCACGTGCAGCGTCGTACCCAAGAGACGGCCACTCTGCGTCACCTCCCCGCCAAAGAACAACCGCAAATCCTCGGACACAGACAGCGCCGGAGCAGCAAAGCCGCCTCCGGTGGTCTCCAGCCGCAAATGCTTCAGTCGTCGGGTCTCCCCAATAGCGCCGGTGATCGTGATCGTTCCGCTGCCGGAAGTCACCGTCAGTCCCTGCTCATCGCCTACTGCCGCATCCACGGTACTGGTAAGGGAAACATTCCCGCCTCCAGCTCCGGTATGAATGACCGTGTCCTCCTGCAGATCCACGGCCCCGGTCAATGTCACGTTGGCCTCAGCGGTCGTATGCGTCCCGTTGGTGCGGATGGTGTCGGCTGTCACTTCCTGCACGCCAGAAGTCGTTACATCTCCCCTAAAACGGGCCTCCGCAGCACTCACCACCGTCAGGCTGCCCAGCGCCGTGACTCCAACAGCATCTTGCAAATCAATGCTGCCGTCTCCCGCCGTCAAACCCAAGGTCTGAACACTAGCATCATTGGCATTGATGGTTCCGGTAACGGTGATATCACCCGCGCCGGTACCGGTGTTCAGCTCCGTATTGCCCAACAAAACAAGGTCCCCTGTGAGGCTGATTGCATTGTCGGTGGTCTGGTGGGCCTCCGTTATCCGGATGGTGCCTGCGGTTACACTTTGTTCTCCTGCAGTGGTCACATTCGCACCAAACTCGGCAACAGCGGCACTGCTTACTGTCAAAACACCCAGAGGTTGTGTTCCTCCCACCGCGCCGCTTAACGTCACGTTGCCCGTTCCCGCTATCAGCGCCAGTGTGCGGTTATTGGCGACAGCGTCCGCATCGATCGTCACGTTGAAGGTGATGTCCGCGCCATCCGGCTCGTTACTTCCATCAGTCGTATCGATCGTGACGTTTGCACCAAGAATGACCGCATCATCAAACGTGACAGGATTTCCTGCGGTGACTACGTCGGCATTCAGGGTTGTCGTGACGCCCGATCCGTTGAATGTGAGCGATGCGTTGTCGGCACCGGTAATTTGTCCAGCGACGGTTATGGAGCCTCCATCAGGAGTCCGAAAAACGACAGGATCGATGAAGGTTGCTGGATTTATAGTGATATTGTGCTCACCATTATCGCGGCCAATGGTTATGGAGGCAAACCCATCCTGCAAGCGATCAATCTCAGCTTGAGTCAGGGAGAAATCACCAGCCCCTCCAGCGATTCCGATGGAACGTGTCGTGGTAACCGGCTGCAAAGTTAAAACACTGTCGGTGCCGGAAATAGACGCACCAATGGTGATGCTATTGGTGGTCAGGGTAATAGGCTCGTCGTTCCCAGCCTGAATAGTACCCGCCGCTGTATTCTCAAAAGCACTGGATGTGACGTTCACCTGGCCTGTAGCAGACAGGAAACCGCTCACGAGAAGGTCCGCATCCGAATCATCAAACAGGAAGTCTCCATCTATCGTCAGGCCGGCGATCTCGATTGCACCGTTAAATGTAATGTCTGCACCGGTTAAGTGGGCATCACTTAGAAACACGTTCGACAAAGTCGCGGTATCAGGGACGTCCAGGTTCCAGGAGCTACCGGACACTGTGCTTCGAAGCATTACTCGATCTGCCGAGGTTCCGGTTACAGTGAGTTCGGAAACGGTCTGGGTAGTTCCGGCAGCGAATCTTATGGACTTTGCCGACACTTCAATACCCAGATTGTTGAAGGCGTTTGATCCGCTGATTACCGAGGTTTTGTCAGCGTCTGCAAACGCGACCGTTCCGGTGCCGGGAGAAAAGGTTCCCCCGGATCGGTTCCAGTTACCCGCAAGGGTTATGGTGTTTTCCCCAACGGCCAGTGAACCGCCCAGGAGATTGATGGAATCGGTAACGACAAGATTAGCATCTAGCGTAAGGCCACCCGAGTTTATGATCAGATCGTTACCAATGGTCAAACCGTCTTGAATGGTGACCCCGTTTGCCGATTTATCTATGCTGAGATCGTAAAACTCCGGGGTTCCGGCAACAACAGACGGTTCGGCCCCAACGAAGCTCGTTATTCCCGAGGTTTGGACAAAACTGCCCCCGGATAGCGTAAAATCACCGGCAACGTCCAGATCACCGGCCAGTTGGGCTGTTCCCGCCACGATTTCCAGATTGAAATAGTCCACACCGGGATAGGTCTGAATGGTGTATGTCTCTGCTGGATCAGGGGCATAACGCACGGTTCCAGAGGTGGGGTCGGTTTTCGAGATGTTCTGGCCGTTGCCACCGGTGCGGATGATGGTTCCTGAGTTGCTCAAGGAACCATTGATGGTAATATCTGCTGATGTTGTAAGCTCTGCATTTTCGTGAATGGTCAGATCGAAGACGGTTATGTCGGCTGTCAGTGCCGGATAATTGGCAACCTCAGGAATAATGAAGGAATCATTTTCCGCTGGAGCTGCCGAAGGATCCCAGTTGTCAGGATCCTGCCAATTCGAGACATCACCCGATCCTGACCAAGTCCTCGTCACTGGAGTTTGATCATCCCAGAAAGAACCATCAGGCCCAGTATCGGTGTTTACATCAAGACTGCTATCCAAAGCCTGAATACTTGATCCAGCATCATCCACCTGCCCATATTCCACGTTAACAAAGGACACCACCGCCGGACTGCCTTTCAAGTTGAGGAAGGTCCAGTTTGCATCTGCTGTTCCTCGCAAAATAATCCGATTTCCATCAACACCAACAACATCCAAATCATTAAACGTCTGGGTGCGGCCAGTTTCAAATTGCAACGTCTTACCAGCAGCGGAGGATGCCAAAATATTGAACGTATTGTTTCCCAGAATCTGTGAGGGGCCCGTCCCGGCAATGAACTCAACCAGGCTGGTCTGGGCGTTAAAACTGCCCAGGCCTCTTGTCCAGTTTCCCCCTACCCGAATACGCCGGGAACTACCGTTAAGGGTCCCATTGAGCAGAATATTTCCATTTATCGTAATGTCTGAACTCAAGGTAATCCCGGATCCGTTGGCAATGGTCAAATTCTGAAATGTCGGCTGCCCTGATATAGAGCCGTTTCCAGTAAAAGCAACCAAATCACCAGCAGCTGTGCCGGCGGTAAAAGTCCCGCCGGTCTGATTCCAGGATCTGCCAATAAAGAGACTATTGCCGTTGGATTCCAGGGTTCCCCCTGAAAGCACAAAGTCATTTACTACACGAATTTCACTCGGTAGCTGGGCCGTGCCTTCGGCGATCTCCAGATTGAAGTAATCCACCGATCCAAAATTGATCACGTCTCTATTTCGAAAGACGAAGATTCCCGAATCGGTGTCGGTGCGGTTGATCGTTCCTGTTCCATCAAGAACGATGCGCCCCTCGTTGTTCAAAAATCCTGTCTGAACGTTGCCATCGCCTGCCACCGTCAACTCGCCGCCGGAAGCGACATTCAGATTTGCCACCGATACTGGTGCGATTATCTCCGGGTATCGTGTACGTCCGCCGGGAATCAGCACCCAGTCAATGATGCCCGGGGCCTGGGTAACAGGATCACCACTTGCTCGCGTCCAGTTCCCGGGAGTAGTCCAGGATGTGTCTACCGATCCCGTCCACTGGTACACGTCTCGCCGGAAGATCCAGCCGGGAGTTACGGGGTCGTCGCTCCCGATTGTGACGTTCCCCCCATTAACCGAGTTGAACTTCGCATCTATGTAGGTGCCGGTTACGTCACTGTTCGAGACAGAAACATAGTCCACGTCGGTACCGGCAACGGAGCCATGGGCGATGACGAAAGGATCGAATCCGGTCGCCGTCAGACTGATCAGGTTGTCGGAGGAGCCTTTCAAGACGAGGTTCTCAATGGTTTGAGTCCGGCCACTCTCAAAAACCAGATCCTTTCCGGGAGCAACGCTCCTGAGCGTATGAAAGCTGGTCTCCCCGCGTATTGTCGAAGGGCCCGAACCTGCCAAAAACTCCACGGTGTTTGTTTCAGGAGTGAATGTCCCGTTATTGGTCCAGTTTCCCCGCAGGCGAATAGTTTGATTTACAGTCAGGCTGGATGCGTCTGCTATTTCTATGGAATCGAAGGTGGTGACGTTGCCAGACAGCTCAGGGGTACCGATAGTACCATTGAAGGTAACCTTGTACCCATTGGTGTTCAGGATACCGTTGTTTACGAAATTCCCGCTAATTGAAATATCGCCACCGAGGTTGAGAACAGCTCCGGTATCGATGGTGAGATTATGGAAGTTGAGAGCACCGGAGGTGTTGCTGACCGCGTTGTTGGCAATCCGGATGGTACCGGTTCCCGAAAAAGGTTCAGCAACCGATGACGAAATATTGCCCCCAACAGTAACTGTATGTCCTCCGAGCCCCAAGGCACCACTCAAAACCGAGAGCGATCCGTTTATGTTCATGCCATCGACTGCAGTCAGTGTTCGAGTTGACTCTACTGCAACTGTTAGATTGAAGTACTGAGCACCAGTCCAACCGACACCAGCAGTGTAATCAAAGTCACCCTGGTAACGTACCGTACCACTATTCGCAGCGACTTGTGTTGATGCGGAGTTTGTTCCTTCAAATATTATCGTGCCGTTGTTGCGGAGCCCATCCTGTTGGGTTAGTGTGTGGTCGTTAAGGTTGAGTGTTGCAATTCCGCCAAGAAACAATTGCCGGACTTGTCTGTTTGCATCCAGAACTGGATACACCGATAATCCAGATGGAATAAGAACCCTGAGGTTATCAGCATCTGGGGATCCCCCTCCGTCCCAATTCGTATCGTCATTCCAATTCTCGTTGTTACCGCCGGTCCATGTGCGATTTATCGCATCAGAAAAATTTGACCATTGACCCGTTACATTCCCCAAGTTGAAGCTTACCGCGCCCACATTGATTTGTGCATTACTAGAGTTTGCATCACTCACAAACAAATAGTTGTTAGTACCTGCGACACTACTGTTAATTGTCCACTGAACACCGGGTACTGAACTTTGAAGTGAGATATACCTCGTAATTGTATCTGGGCTAAGGTTTAGTGTATTCGAGACGGTTTGTGTGCTTTCTGCTTCAAAAATCAGAACTTTGTCATTAGCAGTAGACCGGAGTCCAAAAAAGGTTGTATTTCCCAATATTTGCGACGGCCCCGAGCCCGCAACAAACTCTACTATTTTTCCACCAGCATCAAAAATCCCCCGGTTCTCCCAATCCCTCCGGACAAATACTGTAGTTGCCCCACCAGCCAGGGTTAAACTTCCACCAGTACCTATTCGAATCGTTTCAAAGGTAAAATTGGCACCAAGGGTAAGGATAGTAGTTCCACTGAAGATCACGGGAAAACCATTAGCCTGAAAACCACCATCAGCAGTCATATTCAGAGCAACATCTCCAGCAAACTCCACCTGAGCACCAAGTCTGACCGTTGCGCCCACTGGCGCAGAAAAGGCGTTAAACTCCCCCTCTATAATGAATGTTCCGTTTCCCCCAGCCATGGCACCTACAGAGAGAGAACCACCGCTGGAAATAACCGGGGTGTTGGTTGAAGTGAAATTAGTAATGGTCAAATTACTGTCGTTTAATTGAACAGAAGATGCAGCATCACTCGTTAAAGAAGCAGCAGTAAAATCCCCCTGGGTCAAATCCAGGGTACTGCCATTTTCCATGGTAAGGGTGCCAAGATTTGCTGTATCCGAAGGTTTGCCTACCTCGAAGAGGGAGTTATCCAGCGAAACATCGAGGCTTCCGGTGTTTGTCAGGGTATCCACCCGCAGCTCATTCCCCGCCCCCACAGTAATGGTCAGATCACCACTTACTGTAAGAGCACCAACCGATACATTTTTTGCCGGTGAAAGCCCAACCCCAGCCAAGGTAAGGTTCGTAATCGATGAATCTTCCTTGATTTCCAATGTACCACCGGAAACATCCAAAGTTCCCATGGCGGCAATTTGGTTTAGATCAATGGCTCCATCTGTTGAGGTTATCTGCGAACCAGCATCACCGTTAACAAGGCCGGAAACTGTCAGGCCATGAATGCCGGTAGATAGCGTGCCTGTTCCCTCCAGAAACAGGCTTGTGGCTTCAGCGTCCGCTGTCAAAGTAACGGTGTGCCCGTTCTGGACAATAACCGTATCGTCCGAACCCGGAATGCCCTCGGGACTCCAGGTGGTTGCAGCACTCCACACCCCATCACCAGAAGAAGTATACGTGGTCTGCCCCCAGGCAACGCCTGTAACAAGGAAGAGGAGGCCAACCAGGACCATGATCCGAAGGGGAACCATCGCCAGTACACGTAAAGAAAGAGACCGCACCACGGGAGGAAATTGGGTGTGCGAGAAACCAACAAATGGTGTTCGCCGGTGTGGGTTGCGTCTCACCTGCACCTCTGATTACGTGGTCTTCTTACATACTCTGCCGGGGTGGACGAAAAAGCGGCACCAGGCAGACCTGCTAGTTGTCTATAACAATATCGCAAAACGCAGAGGTCTCCTACTCCCATTCAGTATATCGACCGATTTACCACACGAATCAACTCCCCAGAATCGAGGGGGTTCTTCTACAACAAAGCAGGTAATCCTGACACAGGGGGAGCAGCGGGATGATAATACAATAAAGCCTGAGCAACTACGCATCGCCGCCTGGACGGGGTTGCCGTTTCCAGTTGTCGGAGTACGATCTATCGGCTGGCCTCCGCCGGTGAGTTTGAGCCGGCGCGGTCAATCGCCCCAGTGGCTTGAGAGCGGGACGGCCGAACGCGGCGTGTTCGGCTTGTCGGGCGTGAGATCGGGAATGCCGTCCTCTACCCGGCCGGTGGTCCGGTTGATGTTTTCTGTTGTGCTCATACCCTGTATGAGGCGCTGGAGAACATCGGCGCTTGCGAGAGTGTTGCCACATGCAATCATTCGTTCTCCCGCGTGAGGTGCCGGAGGGGCGCCGCAGGCGGTCAGCCGTGACGGGTACCGTCAGGGCTGACGGAACCCCCGCAGGGACCGACCCGGGGGCGGCCCGGAAGGACGCTCCCGGGGCACGCCTGAATCCGGCTCCCCAGGTATCCCTGCTCATCCGTGTCACATACGTAGCGCACGTTCTCCAGTTGGTGAGGATCATATGCGGCTCGGGGATCGTGGGATTAATATGGCGCTCAGTGACTCGCTGTCCACTGTAGCGGGGGACCTGGTGGTTACCGGACGCCGATGTTCACCTCCCCACCAGCGGCCGCAACAACCCCTCCAGCCCGTTGGCCTTGATCTCGTAGATCGAGGCGAGCATCACTCCCAGCTCCCCCGGAGGGTATCCCTGCCCCCTGAACCACACCACGTAGGGTTCCGGCAGGTCCACCAGAAGGCGCCCGGCGTATTTGCCAAAGGGCATGCGCGTGTTTGCCAGTTTGATAAGCATTTCGTGTTCGTGATCCATAGCTCTTGTGAGTGTAGCGGAATGGCCCGTGCCGGGGAAAGCGGGAAGAGGTATACAGATTATGGGAGTAAAGTCGGTCCGGTTTAATGCGAATGAGGTGCGGGAGGATGCAGGAGACACCGGTTTCGCTCCCATACATGATCTTCTGGACCCAGGCGGTTCCTGAGATTCACCGTTTCGGTCGACCGCCCCCCTGTCGGGTACCGATGCGGTGGCGTTCTTTGACACGATCCTCTCGCCGTTGTGGCGGGTGTATCCGTCGGGCGACTTGTATCGTCGTGCGGTTCAGGTCAAGGTACGCTACCGATTCGGCTTTTACGACTCCCTGATCGTTGCCAGTGCTCTTGAGGATGGATGTACCCGATTGCTCTCGGAAGACCTGCAGGACGGGCAATCGATCGACACCCTTACCGTGGAAAACCCGTTCCGGTAGGGCTCCGGTGCGGCCGGAACGGCCAGAGTTCCCGTCGGAGGCGTTCCCGGGGCGGAGCGTGCTTGTTCGTGAAAAAGCGTACCGGAACGCCTACTCGTAATGCGTCCACATCCGCAGGACTCTTACGATTTTTTCTTCCCGGAAGACTTCATATACCAGTCGATGCTGTATGGTGATGCGGCGTGAATACGCCCCGGAGAGATCACCGATCAGCTTCTCAAAGGAAGGAGGGTTTTGAAACGGATCGGCTTCCAGAATGGCGAGCAGGGACTGTGCCTTGTCCTTCAACCCGGCCTCGGCGAGTTTGCGTGCGTCCTTTTTTGCATTTTTGGAATAGACCAGTTCCCACACTACCAGTCCAGCTCCCGGGAGCTTTCAGATAGCGGTTCTTTCATCCCGTTGACAATTGATTCTCTCATCCCGGGTATCGAGATCAAGTGCAACGTCTCCTGAATCGATTTCCAGTCCTCCTCGGAGAGAAGAACAGCTCTGCTTCGCTTTCCGGAGATGAGTACCGGTTCATGGGACTCATTGGTTTGATCGATCAGGCGATAGAGATTGGCGCGGGCGTCGCTTGCATTGAGTATCGTCATGGGTTCCTCCACAGCAACGGTACGCTTTAGCGTACGCTTTGTCAATACACATGTTGTGGGAAATAGCTCGGCACTCATTATCGTACGCGTCACGGGCCATCCCATCTACATCGGGAAGATGAGATCGTCATCGCCCGGAATGGACATCCTGTGGCTCTTTTCGCTGCAGCGGTACGTGAGGTCGAATACTCCCTCCGAGCTGTCGCGATCCAGTGGCGGGCGGTCTTGCCGGTAACGGCCATGGCCATGCGCAGGCGCTGGATCGAAATACGATTGGATCCGTTGCCGATTACCGGCCGGCCCGAGAGAACATCATACAATGACGTGAGTCGAAAACTACCCCCGGGTTCCAGAAAGATGCTGAAGCTCCTGGCGTGTGCGTCAGGTGCGGTGAACATTATGAGAAACGCGTGGTCGTCGTTCACAACTCCCGGACTTCTTCTTCGGCGAGATCGGTGATCTGCGCTATTTCCGCTATCGACATGTTTCGGGCTTTAAGCTTGCGCGCGGTCTCACGGCGCTTTTCTTCCCGGCCTTCCGCTTTACCCTTCTCCTCCGCATCGTGCAGCAGCTGAAGATGGGTCCGACGCGCTTTGTCCCGCGCTTCAAGCCGGTCCCGCAGCTCCGCGTCGGCAACGAACTCTTGATATCGCTTCTCAGCTTCACCGATCTCGGTTGTATCCTCCAGGATCGCCTTCATGATTGGGTCTTCCATGGCAGCTTCCTTGCCCCGGTGCTTTACATAGTACATCCACTTGCCGAACGCCGGCGAGGGCATCCGGCCGTGGTGTTCGAACCGGGGTAGCTCGATGAAGTGGATGAGGAAGTCCGTGAGTGGATCGAGCCGGGGCGCTTCCGGACAGCACGCGGTGAACGCGGTATGAAGGGGTGCCGAGGCGCTCTCCGGAAAGAGCCGAAAGTCCAGCACGTTGATACCCACCACCGGCTGGAGGCGACTGTAGATCTCCGACTCTGAAAGCTGATTGCCGTAGCTCCGTGTGTCGGCACGTTCCTCCCTCCGGTCCGGTACGTGCCTGAACCCAATAGTAGAGCGCCCGGGAAGCAAAGGCTGCGTGGTATGTTGCCTGCGCTTCCATCGTGTAGGTGGCTCCCGTGACGTCCGTGGCTTTTACGTCCACCACGGAGAGCTTGTCGTCGGCGAAATCCTTCTGATTGAAGGGGTTGATGATCTGCACCGTGGCAACCGCCGGGTAGCCGGCATCCTCCTGCACCGCCGAGAGCAGGCTTCGCAGAAGCCTGGTGCTCTGTCTGCCTCCAAAGACGTACTTGAAGACGAAGTCCGAGGTGAGGGGAACGGTCGGATGTGATTGGGGCGCGCCGTCCGCTGCCCGGCCGGTAGTCCGGTTGATGTTTTCTGTTGTGCTCATACCCTGTATGAGGCGCCGGAGAACATCGGCGCTTGCGTCGGCAGGAAAACTTCTCGTTTTTTCGACTCTGTTCTCGCGGGAGGGGCGCCGCAGGCAGTCTGCCGTGACGGGTACCGTTACGGCAGATCCACCAGAAGGCGCCCGGCGTATTTGCCAAAGGGCATGCGCGTGTTTGCCAGTTTGATAAGCATTTCGTGTTCGTGATCCATTGCTTCTGCGCGTGTAGCGGAATGGCCCTCGCCGGGGAAAGCGGGTCCGCACCGTTACCATTAGCGCTGGTCTCGACACGCCGTATATCCCACACATAGCGACCCTTTGGATATAGTTCTCGATTCGCTATCCTGTTGATCTGCCACCCAATCTGTATTACATTGTAAACATGGTCCGGTACGAGAACGCTGTCCGCAAGGATATCAAGACGCGGACGATACCGCCCCGGGTGATAAAGACGATCCATACTGCGCTCACGGTTCTGGACCAGACTCGGGATCTGCAACTCTTCGACGTGAAGGAGATGCGGGGATCATTCAGACGGACGTACTATCGATTGAGAAAAGGAAAGTACCGGGCAATTTTCTTTTTCGACGATCAGGGTGTTGCCGTGGTGCACCTGGGAAAGCGGGAAGAGGTATACAGATTATGGGAGTAAAATCGGTCCGGTTTAATGCGGATGAGGAAAAGGCGCTTGCGCTCCTCACCGGTGCGCTTCATATGGACACGTCCGGGGTCATCAAGAAGGCCCTGTGGGAGCTCTACGAGGATGTCCAGGATGCGGCGGTTATAGAGGCGTTTGAGGTGCGGGAGGATGCGGGAGACACCGGTTTTGCCCCCATACATGACCTTCTTGACCCAGGCGGTTCCTGAGATTCACCGGTTCGGGCGTGGTTGGACGACTACGTTGGGAGGGACGAGCAGGCGGCCCGGGCGATGGCATTTCTTGACCATGTGTCGCAGTATGCGTCGACCGGTGGGCGCCGTTTTTCCCGGGACGAGATGAATGCCCGTTGATTTTATCGATTCCAATGTGCTGATCTATCTTTTTGATCAGACCGACCCCAGGCGCCGCGGTATTGCCCGTGAGATGGTTGAGCGCAGTATTGCAGACGGAACGGGGGTTATCAGCATCCAGGTTGTGCAGGAGGTGCTGAACGTAACCACCAATAAAATGGAGAACCCCCTGTCGGATACCGATTCGGCTTTTACGACTCCCTGATCGTTGCCAGTGCCCTTGAGGGTGGTTGTACCCGACTGCTCTCGGAAGACCTGCAGGACGGGAAATCTCTCGAAACCCTTACCGTGGAAAACCCGTTCCGGTAGCACTT
This genomic window from Alkalispirochaeta americana contains:
- a CDS encoding Rpn family recombination-promoting nuclease/putative transposase, producing MLPGRSTIGFRHVPDRREERADTRSYGNQLSESEIYSRLQPVVGINVLDFRLFPESASAPLHTAFTACCPEAPRLDPLTDFLIHFIELPRFEHHGRMPSPAFGKWMYYVKHRGKEAAMEDPIMKAILEDTTEIGEAEKRYQEFVADAELRDRLEARDKARRTHLQLLHDAEEKGKAEGREEKRRETARKLKARNMSIAEIAQITDLAEEEVREL
- a CDS encoding putative quorum-sensing-regulated virulence factor; the encoded protein is MDHEHEMLIKLANTRMPFGKYAGRLLVDLP
- a CDS encoding type II toxin-antitoxin system RelE family toxin; this translates as MVRYENAVRKDIKTRTIPPRVIKTIHTALTVLDQTRDLQLFDVKEMRGSFRRTYYRLRKGKYRAIFFFDDQGVAVVHLGKREEVYRLWE
- a CDS encoding DUF6290 family protein; amino-acid sequence: MGVKSVRFNADEEKALALLTGALHMDTSGVIKKALWELYEDVQDAAVIEAFEVREDAGDTGFAPIHDLLDPGGS